The segment AGTAATGGCTATTTTATGTCTAGCTTCTGACTTAACTGATTTAAAAGAGCGCTTTAAGAGAATAGTAATTGGTTACAACTTCAATGGAGATCCTGTAACTGCAGGAGATTTAAAAGCAGAAGGTTCAATGGGTCTATTAATGAAGGATGCTATCAAACCAAACCTTGTACAAACACTTGAAAATACACCTGCATTTATTCATGGCGGTCCATTTGCAAATATTGCCCATGGTTGTAACTCAGTAACAGCTACTAAGTTAGCTTTAAAATTAGCTGATTATGTTATCACAGAAGCTGGTTTTGGAGCTGATCTAGGTGCCGAGAAATTCTTTGATTTGAAGTGCAGATTTGCAGGTCTTAAGCCAGATGCAGTAGTTATTGTTGCAACTGTGAGAGCTCTTAAGATGCATGGTGGTGTTCCTAAGGCTGAGTTAGGAAAAGTTAATATGGATGCTTTAGCTAAGGGCTATGAAAACCTAGAAAAACATATTGAAAACGTTGGTAAGTTTGGAGTGCCTGCAGTAGTTGCAGTTAACAGATTCCCAACTGATACTGAGGAAGAATTTAAGTTTGTAATTGAACGTTGCCATGCAGCTGGAGCCGAAGTAGCTTTATCAGAGGTGTGGGCTAAAGGTGGAGAAGGTGGAGTTGAATTAGCTGAGAAAGTTCTTGAGACTATTGAAAATAGACCATCCAACTTCAAACCTCTATATGAATTAAATACTACTTTAAAGGATAAGCTTAATACAATAGCTAAAGAGGTATATGGTGCTGATGGAGTAGCATTTACAGATGCAGCTGAAAAATCTATTGCTATGTTTGAAAAACAAGGCTATGGTGAGCTTCCAGTATGTATCGCTAAGACACAGTATTCCTTATCAGATGATTTAACTAAGTTTGGTAGACCAAGAAACTTTACTATTACCATTAGAGAAGTAAGATTATCAGCTGGTGCAGGCTTCTTCGTGTGTATTGCTGGAGCAGTTATGACAATGCCAGGTTTACCAAAGAGACCTGCTGCAGAAGTAATTGATGTTGATGAAAGTGGTAAAATTGTAGGTTTATTCTAAAATAGATAAAAATCTAGACATAAACAGGATTCTTGACTTCAGGTGGAGTTTTTACTCCATCTGAAGGTTAGAAACCGTTATCCAGGGACATAGCACCGCTTATCTCCCACTTATGAAGATGGGAGTCTTAGTAGTGATAGTCATCGGATAAAAGAAACTGAAAGCCCAGGGGTTTTGCCCCTGGGCAATTTATTAGATATAAACAACTTAGTGTATGCTGACTATCTTAGTTTACCCATATTATTTATTAGGAGACAAGTAATGTCTGATAAGATTAAGGCAATTCTAAATCATGAAGAGTTTAAAAGAAGGAATAAATTGATAGATGTATATGAAGACGAAAGAAAATTTTGTTTGCACAATCTTCAGCACTTCCTAGATACTGCTAGAATCACTTATATTCTTATTTTGGAAAATAACGAGTATGTAAAGCTGTTCCCAGGTAAAAGTATAAATCAAGTCAAAGAATTAATTTATGCAGCTGGACTACTCCATGATTTAGGTAGAGTAGAGCAATACTCTGATGGGGTAGATCATGCTCTAGCTAGTGGTAGGATTGCTGAGCCCATTATGGAAGATATAGGCTTTTCATCACAAGACATAGATATAGTTTGCAAGGCTATTGGAGAACATAGAAAGTATAATAAGAGTAATTCGCCCTTTGGAAAAAAGCTATATCAAGGTGACAAACTGTCTCGGCAATGCCAAGGCTGTGAAGCATTTGATGAATGTAAAATAGAATTAGACTATAAGCAAGGAAAACAAATTTATTAGGTGATGTGATTATGAATAATTTAAAAATAAATAACGCCCAGTTTAAGCCCTTAAAGGTGGGCAAATATACTTTGCCAATTGATGAAAGAACCATAGTTATGGGTATTTTAAATCTTACTCCTGATTCTTTTTCTGATGGAGGCAAATTTTTTGATGTAAATAAAGCCGTATCCCATGCAATAGAAATGGTAGAAGAGGGTGCTGATATCATCGATGTGGGAGCAGAATCAACACGCCCCGGACATTTACCAGTTGATACAGATGAGGAAATCAAGAGATTAACACCAGTACTTGAAAAGTTACTTCAAGAAGTAAAGGTGCCTATTTCAGTAGACACCTACAAGGCTGCTACAGCTGAAAGAGTGCTTAATATGGGAGTCCATATTATAAATGATATTTG is part of the Desulfitibacter sp. BRH_c19 genome and harbors:
- a CDS encoding formate--tetrahydrofolate ligase produces the protein MSKVPSDIEIAQAAKMKQVTEVAEKLGLQEDDLELYGKYKSKVSLDVYKRLKDKPDGKLVLVTAITPTPAGEGKTTTSVGLTDGLAHIGKKAMVCLREPSLGPSFGIKGGAAGGGYAQVVPMEDINLHFTGDLHAITYAHNLLAALIDNHIHQGNDLGIDPRQVVFRRVIDLNDRALRQCVISLGGKANGMPRESGFDITVASEVMAILCLASDLTDLKERFKRIVIGYNFNGDPVTAGDLKAEGSMGLLMKDAIKPNLVQTLENTPAFIHGGPFANIAHGCNSVTATKLALKLADYVITEAGFGADLGAEKFFDLKCRFAGLKPDAVVIVATVRALKMHGGVPKAELGKVNMDALAKGYENLEKHIENVGKFGVPAVVAVNRFPTDTEEEFKFVIERCHAAGAEVALSEVWAKGGEGGVELAEKVLETIENRPSNFKPLYELNTTLKDKLNTIAKEVYGADGVAFTDAAEKSIAMFEKQGYGELPVCIAKTQYSLSDDLTKFGRPRNFTITIREVRLSAGAGFFVCIAGAVMTMPGLPKRPAAEVIDVDESGKIVGLF